The Thermodesulfovibrio sp. 3462-1 genome contains the following window.
TTTCAGGCATTGTGGAGTCTGCGGTGTTTCTTTAGATGGAGAATCCTTTTATTCAGATGGTTTTGTAATCTGTAAAAAATGCTCCTCTAACCGACAATCTCATGTGCTGTCTCAGGGAGTTTTAAAGCTTCTCAATACAATCTCCCAATGGAAATTGTCATATCTTGAGAGAGTTAAAATTGCAGAAAAATTGATGAATGAGATGAAAGATTTTTTAAAAAATCATATTTCAAACACTATTAAGGTATAATAAAGTATGGTATACAGGCAAAAATACTACAATTTTATTGAAAAGCTCTCAAAAGAAATAATAAATTTTTACGGTGACAGACTTATTAGCATGGTTATTTTTGGGTCTGTTGCTTCTGATACTTTCAGACCTGATAGCGATATTGATATTTTAATCGTTGCAGAAAACTTACCAGAAGGAAGAGTAAAAAGAGTTGAAGAATTTATAAAAAACATAGAGAGTCACCTTGAGGAAGATATGATAAAACTTTCAAAAGAAGGGATTTATATAACGCTTTCCCCAGTTTTTAAAACTCCAGAAGAAGTGTATACTGGAAGTCCTCTATTTCTTGACATGACAGAAAATGTAAAAATCTTGTATGACAAAAATGATTTTTTCAAAAAATATCTGGAAACACTTAAAATAAAACTAAAAACTCTTGGTGCAAGGAAAATTTACACTAAAGGCGGATATTATTGGGAATTAAAGCCTGATTATAAATTTGGAGAAATAATTGAATTATGACAACTCATCAGCTCGCAAAAGAATATATGAAAAAAGCTATTTTACCCGGGCTGATGCATTAAAAGCCATAGAAGGTGCAAGAAAGGTAGTTGAAGTTGCTAAAAAAGTAATAAAACCTTAGGAGGTAGCAATGGCAGAGCAAAAACCAATGTGTATTATCTGTGCATGGAGGGCAACATGCCAGAAACAGTTTTCCCTTAAAGCAGGGCAAAAATGCCCGGATTTTGTAAAAGATGTTACAGTGAAAACTGAAGAAGACGAAGAAAAACAAAAGGAAAAAGAAGAAAAGGAATAAGTGGATATCGTAAAAACATTTTTACTTACATTTATACC
Protein-coding sequences here:
- a CDS encoding nucleotidyltransferase domain-containing protein produces the protein MVYRQKYYNFIEKLSKEIINFYGDRLISMVIFGSVASDTFRPDSDIDILIVAENLPEGRVKRVEEFIKNIESHLEEDMIKLSKEGIYITLSPVFKTPEEVYTGSPLFLDMTENVKILYDKNDFFKKYLETLKIKLKTLGARKIYTKGGYYWELKPDYKFGEIIEL